A genome region from Caretta caretta isolate rCarCar2 chromosome 22, rCarCar1.hap1, whole genome shotgun sequence includes the following:
- the SNX19 gene encoding sorting nexin-19 isoform X2 gives MENQRMLKTQEPCASLGSGLSELVGNRKLMVLGALLAWLLVVHLLVNIWLLCLLSGLLAVLGGWLGSQAIISTCTRLHLERFVLLESCPQSPEAERQLDEEIDRMIQKIIRDFVSSWYRTVSSEQGFEDEVRKAMTGLALELKRRMALVDKQALTHKILLLCGCHLQSYMKARESTEAARSPVGPAQLAHQLWRAYGELSAPHPAVQSPAMEVNYARSIVDVLLRVLVPKPHLETRTGRFVVVELVTCNVLLPMIKKMSDPDWINLLLIGIFSKMGSKGERRRGKGEEPLLAAAPCQPAVPNSLPLKVVAPSPRPSELPSYDVVDSLECNPQEGEEGKDLSSGEPGADVDGRKAGSTPVRYPQPDTLGSLFLCEDSELESPMSDLGKDSDSVVLLSTEEFLTDTFQDSFAGLEGPDGLDQEDGVGAKDGYLEESTASSSETSVLPSALGQCPDIQIDPAVEKEESLASVTVLLADPEKPFSRRPSFLENPAKSPLDPSQPPLPLYSSHTFSFEPLSSPDSPVVIQNLRITGTITAREHSGTGFHPYTLYTVKYETALESENANSLQQVAYHTVNRRYREFLNLQTRLEEKPELRKFVKNVKGPKKLFPDLPFGNMDSDKVEARKSLLESFLKQLCSIPEIANSEQVQEFLALNTDARIAFVKKPFVVSRIDKIVLNAIVDTLKTAFPRSEPQSPTEELSEAEVDGKSQTDGKKANKPRLRFPSSKIAPVLSVAEAHERILYGLREASTVSDPLSLAGMESFIQKQEKLLEAMSSEAPETEGTGPTHVPQQPVRQKDDPGSETPLADTALDLLHLLMVDRWRWLCTENMQKVLHLLFGSLIQSLSC, from the exons ATGGAAAACCAGAGGATGCTAAAGACACAGGAGCCCTGCGCTAGCCTCGGCAGCGGACTGAGTGAGCTGGTAGGGAACAGGAAGCTGATGGTTTTGGGGGCCCTGTTAGCCTGGTTATTAGTCGTCCACTTGCTGGTTAACATCTGGCTGCTTTGCCTCCTCTCCGGCTTGCTGGCGGTGTTGGGGGGATGGCTGGGTTCCCAGGCCATCATCAGCACCTGCACCCGGCTCCACTTGGAACGGTTCGTCCTGCTGGAGAGCTGCCCACAGAGCCCCGAGGCGGAGAGGCAGCTGGACGAGGAGATTGACCGCATGATCCAGAAGATCATCCGGGACTTTGTGTCCTCGTGGTACCGGACAGTTAGCAGCGAGCAGGGCTTTGAGGACGAGGTGAGGAAGGCCATGACAGGCCTGGCCCTAGAGCTCAAAAGGAGGATGGCACTGGTGGACAAGCAAGCCTTGACCCATAAGATTCTCTTGCTTTGTGGCTGCCACCTGCAAAGCTACATGAAAGCAAGGGAGAGCACGGAGGCTGCAAGGAGCCCGGTGGGACCGGCTCAGCTGGCACACCAGCTCTGGCGAGCGTACGGTGAGCTTTCTGCCCCGCACCCAGCcgtccagagcccagccatggaaGTGAACTACGCCCGGAGCATTGTGGACGTGTTGCTCCGGGTGCTGGTGCCCAAGCCTCACCTGGAAACTAGGACTGGGCGCTTCGTGGTGGTGGAGCTGGTCACCTGCAATGTTCTTCTGCCTATGATCAAGAAGATGTCTGATCCTGACTGGATCAACCTGTTACTAATTGGGATTTTCTCCAAGATGGGCAGCAAAGGGGaaagaagaaggggaaagggggaggagccTCTTTTGGCCGCCGCCCCCTGCCAGCCCGCAGTGCCGAATTCTTTGCCACTGAAAGTTGTGGCACCGTCTCCAAGGCCTTCGGAGCTCCCCAGTTACGATGTGGTGGACAGTCTGGAGTGCAACCCTcaagagggggaagaggggaaggacCTGTCGAGTGGGGAGCCTGGTGCTGATGTTGATGGTAGGAAAGCAGGGAGCACGCCCGTGCGCTACCCCCAGCCAGATACTCTGGGCTCCCTCTTCCTGTGTGAGGACTCAGAGCTGGAATCCCCTATGTCTGACCTCGGCAAGGACTCGGATTCTGTGGTGCTCTTGTCCACAGAGGAATTCCTCACCGACACGTTCCAGGATTCCTTTGCGGGGCTGGAGGGGCCGGACGGCCTGGACCAAGAGGACGGTGTGGGTGCCAAGGATGGGTACCTGGAGGAGAGCACTGCCTCTAGCTCTGAAACGAGCGTCCTCCCCTCTGCGTTGGGCCAGTGCCCCGACATACAAATCGACCCCGCAGTGGAGAAGGAGGAAAGCTTGGCATCTGTCACCGTCCTGCTGGCCGATCCAGAGAAGCCTTTCTCGAGGCGACCGTCCTTTCTGGAGAACCCAGCAAAGAGTCCCCTGGACCCCAGTCAGCCGCCTCTCCCACTCTACTCCTCCCATACCTTCAGCTTTGAGCCACTCAGTAGCCCTGACAGCCCAGTCGTCATCCAGAACCTGCGGATAACTGGAACCATCACTGCCCGGGAGCACAGCGGGACCGGGTTCCATCCCTACACACTCTACACGGTCAAG TATGAGACAGCACTGGAGAGTGAGAACGCCAACAGCCTCCAGCAGGTGGCCTACCACACCGTGAACCGGCGCTACCGCGAGTTCCTGAACCTGCAGACCAGGCTGGAGGAGAAACCTGAGCTGCGGAAATTCGTTAAAA ATGTCAAAGGTCCAAAGAAACTTTTCCCTGATCTTCCATTCGGAAACATGGATAGTGACAAGGTGGAAGCCAGAAAAAGTCTCCTGGAATCGTTCTTGAAG CAACTGTGCAGCATTCCCGAGATTGCCAATAGTGAGCAGGTGCAGGAGTTCCTCGCCCTGAACACAGACGCCAGGATCGCGTTTGTCAAGAAACCCTTTGTGGTCTCCAGAATAGACAAG ATTGTGCTCAATGCCATTGTGGACACTTTGAAGACGGCATTCCCCAGGTCGGAACCTCAGAGCCCAACGGAAGAGCTCAGCGAGGCAGAGGTGGATGGGAAATCCCAGACAGATGGGAAGAAGGCTAATAA GCCCAGGCTGAGGTTCCCGTCCAGTAAAATCGCTCCGGTGCTGAGCGTGGCCGAAGCACATGAGAGGATCCTGTACGGCCTGAGGGAGGCCAGCACT GTCTCTGACCCCTTGTCCCTGGCCGGAATGGAGTCCTTCATTCAGAAGCAGGAGAAGTTGCTGGAGGCGATGTCCAGCGAGGCCCCAGAaacagaggggacaggccccacgCATGTCCCGCAGCAGCCGGTGCGCCAGAAGGATGACCCTG GTTCTGAGACGCCCCTGGCAGACACGGCTCTGGACCTGCTGCATCTGCTGATGGTGGATCGCTGGAGGTGGCTCTGCACTGAGAATATGCAGAAGGTGCTGCACCTGCTCTTCGGGTCCCTGATCCAAAG